A window of the Juglans microcarpa x Juglans regia isolate MS1-56 chromosome 5D, Jm3101_v1.0, whole genome shotgun sequence genome harbors these coding sequences:
- the LOC121265518 gene encoding serine-arginine protein 55-like, with the protein MSLYIGNLSARTQRGELEHIFRRFGSCNVQLKKDGYGFVVFDVRPDAEKALKALQGRKICGEPLTLTWSNKQPRPFRKYERGARLYESQHGMNAGRGGDYASRKMGSNSWRDYKMGFKHPDSDGGRLHSADMLDDETAYNEDIIKHNTEEKFQTLHDEGGNVIANLADNDRWGGKAFDPSNYNGVENGIGFDRYEPYQGYDGKGGSETQRVGYTGGSPATRSSQEKLGKEQIDAAALNSPNDSKPRKTCYICGGSGHKVHNCPKEHSSWRKPTKFDLREDDDANKSGRGKGELDRCGSRSWGKLQLSRDDMSARRQKDNRIASGSRNHRRLIKGGSSPITKEADREHEVDYGGKKRRRRENGSLRQSVAKKARKPISSSHHFKYSTSRSHTTSQSSKSPPNSNRSRSASSRADSLSSNSRSTSKSQYTAFRSYKTRSSPILPTSLSLSPSSLNKVPLYLKETLHNATTPESKAILAEQGQLIDRNADSKNVRIEKPTMVGNETVPSSSKVEDLEKDHHMERNEIDNHIMSGSLFELTNPSELLLDKGTLTARSLSPERLGERTEFQNSGVLEMEQMPPPIKKPDSEMIAITQTSCSTSISSEEMYLALKHYGLELPKENERHLSIEAYFGSASLWPWEIIYFRRLKKGPMSIENYARRVAQNKEFCIVDKYIRSSSGWGEMGEDNS; encoded by the coding sequence ATGTCGTTGTATATTGGTAATCTATCAGCTCGAACTCAGAGAGGTGAACTCGAACACATTTTCCGGAGGTTCGGGAGTTGTAATGTGCAGCTTAAGAAAGATGGATATGGGTTCGTAGTATTTGACGTCCGTCCAGATGCAGAGAAAGCTTTGAAGGCTCTGCAGGGTAGGAAGATCTGTGGTGAGCCTTTGACTCTTACATGGTCTAATAAACAGCCTCGACCTTTTCGAAAATATGAAAGAGGTGCTCGATTATATGAGTCGCAACATGGAATGAATGCTGGAAGAGGAGGAGATTATGCCAGTAGAAAAATGGGTTCAAATAGTTGGAGAGATTACAAAATGGGTTTTAAACACCCAGATAGTGATGGAGGAAGGCTCCATTCTGCTGACATGCTTGATGATGAGACAGCCTACAATGAAGACATCATAAAACATAATACAGAggaaaaatttcaaactttgcATGATGAAGGTGGAAATGTCATAGCCAACCTTGCCGACAATGATAGATGGGGTGGGAAAGCTTTTGACCCCTCAAACTATAATGGGGTAGAAAATGGAATAGGATTTGACCGATATGAACCTTACCAGGGTTATGATGGCAAAGGTGGAAGTGAGACCCAAAGGGTAGGATATACAGGCGGTTCTCCTGCGACAAGAAGTTCTCAAGAGAAATTAGGCAAAGAACAGATTGATGCTGCAGCTTTAAACTCCCCCAATGATTCTAAACCTCGGAAAACTTGCTACATTTGTGGGGGTTCTGGTCACAAAGTGCATAATTGTCCCAAAGAACATTCTTCGTGGAGAAAGCCGACCAAGTTCGATCTTAGGGAGGATGATGATGCCAATAAAAGTGGTAGAGGCAAAGGAGAGCTGGATAGATGTGGATCCAGATCATGGGGAAAACTGCAGTTGAGTAGGGATGATATGTCAGCAAGGAGACAGAAGGATAATAGGATAGCATCTGGTTCACGAAACCATCGGAGGTTGATAAAAGGTGGAAGCTCCCCCATAACAAAGGAAGCTGATAGGGAACACGAAGTGGACTATGGAGgtaagaagaggaggaggagggaaaACGGAAGTCTTAGACAAAGTGTTGCCAAGAAAGCTCGGAAGCCAATTTCGTCTTCTCACCATTTCAAGTATAGCACATCTAGATCACATACGACTTCCCAATCGTCAAAGTCTCCACCAAATTCAAATAGATCGAGATCTGCATCTTCCAGAGCCGATTCCTTGTCTTCTAATTCAAGGTCAACTTCTAAATCGCAGTATACTGCATTCAGAAGTTATAAGACTAGGTCAAGCCCAATCTTGCCAACATCCTTGTCTCTATCACCATCCTCTTTAAATAAGGTGCCATTATATCTGAAAGAGACTCTGCATAATGCTACTACTCCTGAATCCAAGGCCATTCTAGCTGAACAAGGACAACTAATAGACCGTAATGCTGACTCCAAGAATGTTAGGATTGAAAAGCCAACGATGGTGGGGAATGAAACTGTACCATCATCCTCTAAAGTAGAAGATTTGGAAAAGGACCATCATATGGAGAGGAATGAGATTGACAACCATATTATGTCTGGGTCATTATTTGAACTTACAAATCCAAGCGAGTTGCTTTTGGATAAAGGTACTCTTACTGCTCGGAGTTTATCTCCCGAGAGACTGGGAGAGAGAACTGAATTTCAAAATTCTGGGGTATTGGAGATGGAGCAAATGCCACCACCAATCAAGAAGCCAGATTCAGAAATGATTGCCATTACCCAGACTAGCTGTTCAACGAGCATATCGTCAGAGGAGATGTACCTGGCTCTGAAGCATTATGGCCTGGAACTCcccaaagaaaatgaaaggcaTTTATCCATCGAGGCATACTTTGGTTCTGCTAGCTTATGGCCTTGGGAGATCATTTACTTCAGGAGGCTGAAAAAGGGCCCTATGTCAATTGAGAACTATGCCAGGCGGGTTGCTCAGAATAAAGAGTTTTGCATTGTGGATAAGTATATCAGAAGCAGTAGTGGATGGGGAGAAATGGGTGAAGACAACTCTTGA